One Engraulis encrasicolus isolate BLACKSEA-1 chromosome 5, IST_EnEncr_1.0, whole genome shotgun sequence DNA segment encodes these proteins:
- the LOC134448271 gene encoding natterin-3-like isoform X1: MMTLLLLTLGCLAATAGALFAHAASPKASTQDDPVPVHSWAAGDTSYLKWVPLKDRRVPDNAVGIFNTYTSRQDFVCRARDYCTFGFLNEGRGLLCFFPFRGYELQTENFDVLVNIDNFERLEWKPGATVANPGISFCQENYVGKNEYGLGDIFKGYFYLPWQGKEIWYSSYDVLSVNRDVFNVQFSNVTYDLDRVNRTRHAPYAIKTSRVENKDSQEVVVTVHLEDSTVIANSWQSSFSSSLTQSTTIAAGVPDIVSVAISIGAVQTMTLTDGHLESETVTQAEDVQVKVPPGYYCVVVMEGRKVEADIPYRGIVTKVYKDKTRCSTAITGTYSGALTGEINSRVERCAPIPTAKPAPTTKPVSGQRGQQRAKLVFVQRGRQRVSNYTKSITASSAEGQLAAVLTVLICLVLFLSLMVFGVPCSCRPTGFKLQRFQGYSPLGEDLIPSASAAVGHLPL; encoded by the exons ATGATGACTCTTCTTCTGCTGACCCTTGGCTGCCTGGCCGCAACTGCAGGGGCACTATTCGCTCACGCCGCATCGCCAAAGGCCAGCACTCAAGATG ACCCTGTGCCTGTTCACAGCTGGGCAGCTGGTGACACGTCGTACCTAAAGTGGGTCCCCTTAAAAGACAGACGGGTTCCCGACAACGCAGTCGGCATATTTAACACCTACACATCTCGGCAAGACTTTGTCTGCAGAGCCCGCGACTACTGCACATTTGGCTTCCTTAACGAAGGCAGAGGGCTGCTCTGCTTCTTCCCGTTCCGTGGCTACGAGCTGCAGACGGAAAACTTTGACGTGCTGGTGAATATAGACAACTTCGAACGGTTAGAGTGGAAGCCTGGCGCCACGGTAGCCAACCCAGGAATCAGCTTCTGCCAG GAGAACTACGTTGGCAAGAATGAGTATGGCCTGGGAGACATCTTCAAGGGCTATTTCTACCTCCCCTGGCAG GGCAAGGAGATCTGGTACAGCTCTTACGACGTGCTCAGTGTCAACCGCGACGTGTTCAACGTGCAGTTCTCAAACGTGACGTATGACTTGGACCGCGTGAACAGGACCCGGCACGCTCCCTACGCCATCAAGACGTCACGCGTGGAGAACAAAGATTCACAGGAGGTGGTTGTCACG GTGCACCTGGAGGACTCCACGGTGATAGCCAACTCATGGCAGAGCAGCTTCTCCTCCTCGCTGACCCAGAGCACCACTATTGCGGCCGGCGTGCCAGACATCGTGAGTGTGGCGATCAGCATCGGGGCGGTGCAGACCATGACGCTGACGGACGGACACCTGGAGAGCGAGACCGTCACACAGGCCGAGGACGTGCAG GTGAAGGTGCCGCCGGGGTACTACTGCGTTGTGGTCATGGAGGGACGGAAGGTGGAGGCAGACATCCCGTACCGTGGCATCGTCaccaag GTGTACAAGGATAAGACCAGGTGCAGCACTGCGATCACTGGGACATACAGTGGTGCACTGACAGGCGAGATCAATTCTAGGGTGGAGCGCTGTGCACCCATACCTACCGCAAAGCCGGCTCCTACCACAAAGCCGGTGTCTGGACAGAGGGGGCAGCAGAGAGCAAAGCTAGTGTTTGTGCAGAGGGGGCGGCAGAGAGTAAGTAACTACACCAAAAGCATCACTGCCTCCTCTGCTGAGGGGCAACTGGCTGCTGTGCTAACCGTCCTAATCTGCCTTGTTTTGTTCTTGTCACTCATGGTGTTTGGTGTGCCTTGTAGTTGCAGACCGACTGGCTTTAAACTCCAGAGATTTCAGGGATATTCGCCTCTGGGGGAAGATCTGATTCCCTCGGCTTCAGCAGCTGTGGGACACCTACCACTATAA
- the LOC134448271 gene encoding natterin-3-like isoform X2, with protein sequence MMTLLLLTLGCLAATAGALFAHAASPKASTQDDPVPVHSWAAGDTSYLKWVPLKDRRVPDNAVGIFNTYTSRQDFVCRARDYCTFGFLNEGRGLLCFFPFRGYELQTENFDVLVNIDNFERLEWKPGATVANPGISFCQENYVGKNEYGLGDIFKGYFYLPWQGKEIWYSSYDVLSVNRDVFNVQFSNVTYDLDRVNRTRHAPYAIKTSRVENKDSQEVVVTVHLEDSTVIANSWQSSFSSSLTQSTTIAAGVPDIVSVAISIGAVQTMTLTDGHLESETVTQAEDVQVKVPPGYYCVVVMEGRKVEADIPYRGIVTKVYKDKTRCSTAITGTYSGALTGEINSRVERCAPIPTAKPAPTTKPVSGQRGQQRAKLVFVQRGRQRLQTDWL encoded by the exons ATGATGACTCTTCTTCTGCTGACCCTTGGCTGCCTGGCCGCAACTGCAGGGGCACTATTCGCTCACGCCGCATCGCCAAAGGCCAGCACTCAAGATG ACCCTGTGCCTGTTCACAGCTGGGCAGCTGGTGACACGTCGTACCTAAAGTGGGTCCCCTTAAAAGACAGACGGGTTCCCGACAACGCAGTCGGCATATTTAACACCTACACATCTCGGCAAGACTTTGTCTGCAGAGCCCGCGACTACTGCACATTTGGCTTCCTTAACGAAGGCAGAGGGCTGCTCTGCTTCTTCCCGTTCCGTGGCTACGAGCTGCAGACGGAAAACTTTGACGTGCTGGTGAATATAGACAACTTCGAACGGTTAGAGTGGAAGCCTGGCGCCACGGTAGCCAACCCAGGAATCAGCTTCTGCCAG GAGAACTACGTTGGCAAGAATGAGTATGGCCTGGGAGACATCTTCAAGGGCTATTTCTACCTCCCCTGGCAG GGCAAGGAGATCTGGTACAGCTCTTACGACGTGCTCAGTGTCAACCGCGACGTGTTCAACGTGCAGTTCTCAAACGTGACGTATGACTTGGACCGCGTGAACAGGACCCGGCACGCTCCCTACGCCATCAAGACGTCACGCGTGGAGAACAAAGATTCACAGGAGGTGGTTGTCACG GTGCACCTGGAGGACTCCACGGTGATAGCCAACTCATGGCAGAGCAGCTTCTCCTCCTCGCTGACCCAGAGCACCACTATTGCGGCCGGCGTGCCAGACATCGTGAGTGTGGCGATCAGCATCGGGGCGGTGCAGACCATGACGCTGACGGACGGACACCTGGAGAGCGAGACCGTCACACAGGCCGAGGACGTGCAG GTGAAGGTGCCGCCGGGGTACTACTGCGTTGTGGTCATGGAGGGACGGAAGGTGGAGGCAGACATCCCGTACCGTGGCATCGTCaccaag GTGTACAAGGATAAGACCAGGTGCAGCACTGCGATCACTGGGACATACAGTGGTGCACTGACAGGCGAGATCAATTCTAGGGTGGAGCGCTGTGCACCCATACCTACCGCAAAGCCGGCTCCTACCACAAAGCCGGTGTCTGGACAGAGGGGGCAGCAGAGAGCAAAGCTAGTGTTTGTGCAGAGGGGGCGGCAGAGA TTGCAGACCGACTGGCTTTAA
- the LOC134448899 gene encoding extracellular matrix protein 1-like: MARTTILGHTLAVVWFGVLASALRDNPNPDMEQREVTFDLADIWGFEGPDMGQKEISEDLLAELGFTEVQPANPSGPAMFSPRGAPPRVVFPPGQPTAQNLQAICLQGGSRPRYPQGTLPSTGFSHLSRQADAIHRVEAWYGQQCCQGDWQQHVDRTLCCTRQAWREALHQFCEDEFGIKTRHYHCCNLRKKARWACFEREAPNPSYQPSRPYSGPNVPPRHTPVFTFNNSTCSRTGNEAKGVLPRALKGSNGTETSIPDIIFPPARPSASNIRHVCKLRKARPLYNAGCLPRGGYGWLARQAKSANRLERGYKSCCKGKVKVLACATQKWEEEMKRFCGDEHVAKAKKDQCCAEKGAQKQLACLASKAPDQDYMDPMLQRELTHDTPHPRRICDTHKILKKLQVKLPVDAMVKKCCHLEDVEKVACLTDTMTEFQEEQCKVQPPSTVSASECRGPNQAKCLSDLLTKSIAKAMKTKGFSRRRCPLKRLH; this comes from the exons ATGGCTCGGACAACGATCCTGGGACATACGCTGGCGGTGGTGTGGTTTGGGGTTTTGGCCAGTGCCTTGAGGG ACAACCCTAACCCAGACATGGAGCAGAGAGAGGTCACATTTGACTTGGCTGACATTTGGGGATTTGAAG gACCTGACATGGGCCAGAAAGAGATATCAGAAGATCTGCTGGCTGAGTTGGGTTTTACAGAGGTACAGCCCGCTAATCCATCAG GTCCTGCTATGTTCAGTCCTCGTGGTGCGCCCCCTAGAGTCGTGTTTCCGCCTGGCCAGCCCACCGCTCAGAACCTCCAGGCTATCTGCCTCCAGGGGGGAAGCCGGCCCAGGTATCCCCAGGGCACGCTGCCCTCGACTGGGTTCAGCCACCTGTCCAGACAGGCCGATGCCATCCACCGCGTGGAGGCCTGGTACGGCCAGCAGTGCTGCCAAGGGGACTGGCAGCAGCACGTGGACAGGACATTATGCTGCACCCGACAGGCC TGGAGGGAGGCCCTTCATCAGTTTTGCGAGGACGAGTTTGGCATCAAGACGAGGCACTACCACTGCTGCAATCTTCGGAAGAAGGCCCGATGGGCGTGCTTTGAGAGGGAGGCCCCCAACCCCTCCTACCAGCCCAGCAGGCCCTACAGCGGGCCCAACGTCCCGCCCCGACACACACCTGTATTCACCTTCAATAACAGCACCTGTTCCAG GACAGGGAATGAGGCAAAGGGCGTGCTTCCGCGGGCCCTGAAAGGCAGCAATGGAACGGAGACCAGCATTCCCGACATCATTTTCCCCCCGGCACGGCCCTCCGCCTCCAACATCCGCCACGTCTGCAAGCTGCGTAAGGCACGGCCCCTATACAACGCCGGCTGCCTGCCACGGGGGGGCTACGGCTGGCTGGCGCGGCAGGCAAAGTCCGCTAACCGTCTGGAGCGAGGCTACAAGAGTTGCTGCAAGGGCAAGGTCAAGGTGCTGGCCTGCGCCACGCAGAAG TGGGAAGAGGAGATGAAGCGTTTCTGTGGCGATGAGCATGTGGCGAAGGCTAAAAAGGATCAGTGCTGCGCGGAGAAGGGAGCCCAGAAGCAGCTGGCCTGCCTGGCCTCCAAAGCTCCGGACCAGGACTATATGGATCCCATGCTGCAACGCGAGCTCACACACGACACTCCCCACCCCCGCCGCATCTGCGACACACACAAGATCCTCAAGAA GCTTCAGGTTAAGTTGCCAGTGGACGCTATGGTGAAGAAATGCTGCCACCTGGAGGACGTAGAGAAAGTTGCATGTTTGACGGACACA ATGACGGAGTTTCAGGAGGAGCAATGCAAAGTGCAGCCTCCTTCCACTGTGTCGGCATCGGAGTGCCGCGGACCAAACCAAGCCAAGTGCCTCTCAGACCTCCTCACCAAGTCCATCGCCAAGGCAATGAAGACCAAGGGTTTCAGTCGGAGAAGATGTCCACTCAAGAGGCTACACTGA